Genomic DNA from Nocardioides aquaticus:
GTCCGGGACCGGCGTCGACCTGCGCCACGGCGACCTGGCCACCGCCTTCGACGACCTGGCCGGCCAGGTCGACGTCGTGGTCAGCAACCCGCCCTACGTCCCCCTGGAGGCGTGGGAGTCGGTGGCGCCCGAGGCCCGGGACCACGACCCCCACCTCGCCCTGTTCTCCGGCGACGACGGTCTCGACGCGGTACGGGTGCTGGCGGTCCGCGCCCAGGTCCTCCTGCGCCGCGGCGGGGTGCTCGGTGTCGAGCACGCCGACGTGCAGGGCGACGCCGTCCCGGCCGTGCTGGCCGGCGCGGGGGCCTGGACCGAGGTGGCCGACCACCACGACCTCGCCGGGCGTCCACGGTTCACCACGGCCCGCCTGGCACGATGAGGCTGGCCCAGCACCGACCGTGACGACGAGGAGCACCGCGTGACCCGCGACCCGCAGGCCGACCCGGCCCCCGACGACACGGCCCAGGACCCGTCGGACGGCCTCGACGACGACCTGGACGACGACCTGGACGACGACCTGGACGACGACCTGGACGACGGGTCGGCGGAGGACGTCACGGGCGAGCTCTGGCCGACGGCCACCGACGAGCAGCGCGAGGACGCGGTCGCCGCCGCGACGTCGGCCCTGCAGCGCGGGCGGCTCGTGATCATCCCCACCGACACCGTCTACGGGCTGGCCGCAGACGCCTTCGACGCCGACGCCGTCGCCGACCTGCTCGACGCCAAGGGCCGTGGGCGGGAGATGCCGCCGCCGGTGCTGATCAGCTCGGCGGCGACGGTCGACGCCCTCGTCGTGGCGCTGCCGGGCTACGCCCGCCCGCTGATCGACGCGTTCTGGCCCGGTCCGCTGACCCTGGTCGCCCGCCAGCAGCCCTCGCTGCAGTGGGACCTCGGCGAGGCCAAGGGCACGGTCGCGGTCCGGATGCCCGACCACCCGGTCGCCCTGGCCGTCCTCGAACGCACCGGCCCGCTCGCCGTCAGCTCGGCCAACCTGACCGGCAGCCCGGCCGCCACGGACGCCGAGCACGCCCTCGACATGCTCGGTGACGAGGTGGCCGTGGTCGTCGACGACGGACCGTCGCCCGGGGGAGAGGCCAGCACGATCGTCGACGTGACCGGCACCCAGGGTCGGGTGCTGCGGGTCGGCGCCCTGTCGCTGGAGCAGCTGAACGCGGTCCTCGAGCCGCTCGGGGCCTCCCTGGTCCTCGAGGGGAGCTGACCCGGGGCCGTGCGCGAGTACCTGCTGGTGTTCCTGGTCGCCGCCGCCGTCACCTACCTGCTGACGGTGGTGGCGCGGGAGATCGCGATCCGCACCGGTGCGGTGGCGCAGGTCCGGGACCGCGACGTGCACGCGGTGCCGGTGCCGTACCTGGGTGGCCTGGCCATGCTCGGCGGCCTGGTGGCGGCCTACCTCGTGGCCCGTCAGCTGCCGTTCCTGTCCCAGAGCAGCCCGTTCGTCTTCGAGGACGCCGGCGTGGTGATCGTCGCCGGGGCGCTGGTGTGCGCCGTGGGCGTCCTGGACGACATCTTCGACATCGATGCGCTGACCAAGCTCGGCGGGCAGATCCTCGCGGTGGCCCTGCTGATCGGCTCGGGTCTGCAGTTCCGCTTCTTCCCGCAGCCCGACGGCACCCTGTTCTCCCTCGACCCGGCCCAGGGGGCGCTGCTGACCGCCGTCGTGGTCGTCGCGACCGTCAACGCGGTCAACTTCGTCGACGGTCTCGACGGGCTGGCCGCCGGGGTGGTCGGGATCGGCGCGATCGCCTTCTTCGTCTTCAGCTACACCCTGGCCGACCGCGCGGACCTGTCGCTGGCCACTACCGGGGCACTGCTGTCGGCCGCCCTGGGCGGGGCCTGCGTCGGATTCCTCCCGCACAACTGGCACCCGGCCCGGCTCTTCATGGGCGACAGCGGCTCGATGCTGATCGGCCTGGTGCTGTCGTCCACCGCGCTGACCCTGACCACCCAGTTCAACGGCACCGCGCTGACCGGCACCGCCTCCACCAGCCTGCTGGCCACCTTCCTGCCGGTGCTGCTGCCGGTGCTGATCCTGGTCGTGCCGATGGCCGACCTGGTGCTCGCGGTCCTGCGACGCACCGCGAAGGGGCGCTCGCCCTTCGCCCCGGACAAGAAGCACCTGCACCACCGGCTGCTCGAGATCGGCCACTCCCAGCGGCGGGCGGTGCTGATCATGTGGCTGTGGGCCGCCCTGGTGGCCTTCGGCACGGTCCTGGCGAGCCTCTACGTCGGCTGGAAGATGTGGTCCTCGCTGGGCGTGATGGCGGTCCTGGTGCTCCTGCTGACCTTCGTGGTGCCCCAGCTGCACCGCCGCCACCTCGGTCTCGAGGGCGGGCCCGGGCCGGGGGAGACCCCGCTCCCACCGGCCGACGCGGAGACCCCGCAGACTTTGTGATAGTTTTCACGAGCCCTGCTGAACCGCGACAGGACGGCCGCCGATGATGACGACCGACAGACCCGCCCGGTCCGCAGACCGTCGAGCCGTACCTCCGTCCGGCGCCCGTCTGCTGGTCCGATCGGCCGCCTCGACGGCCGTGCTGGGCCTCCTCGGAGCTGCCGTCGCAGCGCTCGTCGACGGCGGTGCGGCCGCGTCCGGCGTGCTGGTCGGCGTGGGCCTCGTCCTGGTCGTCCTGGTCGGCGGCAGCCTGATGGTCGACGCGGTGGCCGGGGTCCTGCCGGTGGCGTCGCTGATGGTCGCGCTGCTGACCTTCACGCTCCAGGTCGTGCTGGTCCTCCTGCTTCTCGCCGCCCTCGACGGGTCCGGTCTCCTGGGGGACGTGCTCGACCGCGGATGGCTCGGCGGGGGCGTCATCGGGGCCACCATGCTGTGGCTCGCGGTTCAGGTCCGCCTGCACACCACGACGCGTCTCCCGGTCTACGACCTGGCGGACGCCGGGCCGGGTCGGCTCGACGAGGGGGGTCACTGATGACCTCCACCGGCTGCTATCGTCCGGAGCGCAATGAGCAAGCAGGACCCGCCGTCCCCGACCTCGGAACGCGGTCCGCAGGGCGACCCGTGGCACGCATTCGGCTACGTGGTGTCCGGCGTCGCGGTCTACGGGCTCGTGGGGTGGTGGGCCGACCAGTGGCTCGGGACCAGCTTCCTCGTCGCGATCGGCATCCTGTTCGGAGCCGTGCTGGGGATCTACCTGACCATCTCCCGCTTCGACGCCTTGCCCCGCTTCCCTCGCGACAGCGAGCATCGGGCTCAGCACGACCCGCAGCACGATCCGCAGTCCGACCAGCATCCCGACCCGACGTAGTAGGAGTCCACCGGTGAGTCTTGCCGCCGCGTCCGTCGTCCGAGCAGCGGAGGAGTTCGTCCCGCCCGGGCCGAGCACCTTCGACCTCCCGCCCGTGTTCAGCGTGGCCGGGATCGGCGTGACCAAGCCCATGCTCCAGCTCGTGCTCGCCGCGATCCTGGTGTTCGGATTCTTCTACCTCGCCATCCGGCAGCGGGCCATGGTCCCCGGCCGGCTGCAGTACATGGGTGAGGCCGGGTACTCGTTCGTGCGGAACTCGATCAGCCGCGACATCATCGGCCAGCACGACTTCGCGCGCTACACGCCGTACCTGTTCGCGCTGTTCTTCTTCCTCCTCCTCAACAACTGGTTCGGGTCGATCCCGTTCATCCAGTTCCCGACGTTCAGCCGCGCGAGCATGGCCTACGCCCTCGCCGGGCTGAGCTGGCTGATCTACAACCTGGCCGGCATGTCGCGGCACGGGTTCTTCGGCTACCTCAAGCTGCAGTGCGTCCCGGCGAACATCACCGGACCGATCCTCGTCCTGCTGATCCCGCTGGAGTTCTTCTCCAACATCATCGTGCGGCCGGTCACCCTGGCCCTGCGTCTGTTCGCCAACATGTTCGCCGGCCACCTGCTGGTGATCCTGTTCGCGATCGGTGGTGAGTACCTGCTCCTCGAGGGCTCCCTGCTGGTCAAGCCGGCCGGGATCCTGGCCTGGGTGCTGTTCATCCTGATCACCTTCCTGGAGCTGCTGGTGCAGTTCCTTCAGGCGTACGTCTTCGTGCTCCTGAACGCCATGTACATCTCCGGTGCCGTCGCAGACGAGCACTGAGAGCACAGAAAAAGAAACCGAAAGGAACAGAAGCCATGACCGGCTCCCTGAACATGATCGGCTACGGCCTGGCCGCCATCGGCCCCGGCATCGGCATCGGCCTGATCTTCGCCGCGTACATCAACGGCGTCGCCCGTCAGCCCGAGGCCCAGAGCCGCCTGCAGTCGATCGCGATCCTCGGGTTCGCCCTCGCCGAGGCGCTGGCCATCATCGGTATCGCCCTCGCCTTCGTCCTGAACTAGCTCTTCCACCCGGACGCAACTGAAGACAAGGACTGACCGATGTTGCTGATTCCCCAAGCCGCGGAGCCGATGCCGCTCGCGGTCGAGCCGGTGGAGGTCGTCCTCGCGCTCGTGGCCTTCGGCATCCTCTTCTTCGCCGTGAAGAAGTTCGTGGTGCCGAACTTCGAGCAGACCTTCGAGGCACGAACGAAGGCCATCGAGGGCGGTCTGGCCTCGGCCGAGACCAAGCAGGCCGAGGCCGACGCCAAGCTCGCCGAGCTCGAGAAGCGGCTCGCCGACGCCCGGCAGGAGGCCTCTCGCATCCGTGAGGAGGCCCGCGAGCAGGGCGCCCAGATCGTCGCCGAGATGCGCGAGCAGGGCCAGGCGGAGTCGACGCGCATCGTCGAGCACGGCAAGGCCCAGATCGAGGCCGAGCGTCAGCAGGCCGTCGCCCAGCTCCGCGCTGAGGTCGGCTCGCTGGCCACCGGGCTCGCGGGTCGTATCGTGGGCGAGAGCCTGGAGGACGACGACCGCGCCAACCGCGTGGTCGACCGCTTCCTGGCCGACCTGGAGACCGACACCACGACCGGGAGCGGGGTCAGCTGATGCAGTTCCGCGGTGCCTCCTCCGACAGTGCCGCCGTGCTCGGCGACCAGCTCGCCGAGCAGGTCCGGGGCGAGCCCGGTCGCGCGGCGACCATGGCCGGCGACCTGGTGACGGTGGCCGCGACCCTGCGTAGCGAGGGCTCGCTGCGGCGCTTCCTCACCGACGGCTCGCTGCCCACGGAGGCCAGGACCGGTCTGGCCTCGGAGGTGTTCGGCGGCTCCGTCGACGCCCAGAGCCTGGAGCTGGTCACGGCGGGCGCCGCACGCCGCTGGACCTCTGCCGGTGACCTGCCGGCCGCCTTCGAGCACCTCGCGGTGGTCGCAGCGGTCCGGTCCGCCGGCGACGAGTCCGAGCGGCTCGCCGACGAGCTCTTCGCGGTCCGCCAGGCCGTCAAGCAGCAGCACGAGCTGCGCGACGCGCTCTCGGACCCCGTCCGGGACGTCGCGGCCAAGGAGGGGCTGGTCCGGGACGTCCTGGGCTCGCGCTTCCTGGACGCCACGGTCCGTCTGGTCGTCCAGGCGGTGACCAGCACCTACCGCACGGTCACCGCTGCGCTCGAGGAGTACCAGAAGGTCGCCGCCCGGGTGCACGGCGAGCGTGTGGCCACCGTCCGGGTGGCCAAGGCGCTCACCGACGACGAGGCCCGGCGCCTCGAGCAGGCCCTGCAGCGCCAGTACGACCGGCCGGTCCACCTCAACCAGGTGGTCGACCCCGGCGTGATCGGCGGCGTGCGCGTGGAGATCGGGGACGACGTCATCGACGGCACCGTCTCCTCCCGCCTCGCCGACGCCCGCCGACGCCTGGCCGGCACCGCCGGCTGACGCCGGCCCACGACCCCACCGACTGACGAACGAAGAGAGAAGGCACCACCATGACGGAGCTCTCCATCCGGCCGGAGGAGATCCGCGACGCGCTGGCCAAGTACGTCGCCGACTACCAGCCCGACGCCTCGAGCCGTGAGGAGGTCGGCACGGTCGCCTCCGCCGGTGACGGCATCGCGCGTGTCTCCGGGCTGCCCTCGGCGATGGCCAACGAGCTGCTCGAGTTCGAGGACGGCAC
This window encodes:
- a CDS encoding L-threonylcarbamoyladenylate synthase; the encoded protein is MTRDPQADPAPDDTAQDPSDGLDDDLDDDLDDDLDDDLDDGSAEDVTGELWPTATDEQREDAVAAATSALQRGRLVIIPTDTVYGLAADAFDADAVADLLDAKGRGREMPPPVLISSAATVDALVVALPGYARPLIDAFWPGPLTLVARQQPSLQWDLGEAKGTVAVRMPDHPVALAVLERTGPLAVSSANLTGSPAATDAEHALDMLGDEVAVVVDDGPSPGGEASTIVDVTGTQGRVLRVGALSLEQLNAVLEPLGASLVLEGS
- a CDS encoding glycosyltransferase family 4 protein, with translation MREYLLVFLVAAAVTYLLTVVAREIAIRTGAVAQVRDRDVHAVPVPYLGGLAMLGGLVAAYLVARQLPFLSQSSPFVFEDAGVVIVAGALVCAVGVLDDIFDIDALTKLGGQILAVALLIGSGLQFRFFPQPDGTLFSLDPAQGALLTAVVVVATVNAVNFVDGLDGLAAGVVGIGAIAFFVFSYTLADRADLSLATTGALLSAALGGACVGFLPHNWHPARLFMGDSGSMLIGLVLSSTALTLTTQFNGTALTGTASTSLLATFLPVLLPVLILVVPMADLVLAVLRRTAKGRSPFAPDKKHLHHRLLEIGHSQRRAVLIMWLWAALVAFGTVLASLYVGWKMWSSLGVMAVLVLLLTFVVPQLHRRHLGLEGGPGPGETPLPPADAETPQTL
- a CDS encoding AtpZ/AtpI family protein, translating into MSKQDPPSPTSERGPQGDPWHAFGYVVSGVAVYGLVGWWADQWLGTSFLVAIGILFGAVLGIYLTISRFDALPRFPRDSEHRAQHDPQHDPQSDQHPDPT
- the atpB gene encoding F0F1 ATP synthase subunit A → MSLAAASVVRAAEEFVPPGPSTFDLPPVFSVAGIGVTKPMLQLVLAAILVFGFFYLAIRQRAMVPGRLQYMGEAGYSFVRNSISRDIIGQHDFARYTPYLFALFFFLLLNNWFGSIPFIQFPTFSRASMAYALAGLSWLIYNLAGMSRHGFFGYLKLQCVPANITGPILVLLIPLEFFSNIIVRPVTLALRLFANMFAGHLLVILFAIGGEYLLLEGSLLVKPAGILAWVLFILITFLELLVQFLQAYVFVLLNAMYISGAVADEH
- the atpE gene encoding ATP synthase F0 subunit C; this translates as MTGSLNMIGYGLAAIGPGIGIGLIFAAYINGVARQPEAQSRLQSIAILGFALAEALAIIGIALAFVLN
- a CDS encoding F0F1 ATP synthase subunit B; its protein translation is MLLIPQAAEPMPLAVEPVEVVLALVAFGILFFAVKKFVVPNFEQTFEARTKAIEGGLASAETKQAEADAKLAELEKRLADARQEASRIREEAREQGAQIVAEMREQGQAESTRIVEHGKAQIEAERQQAVAQLRAEVGSLATGLAGRIVGESLEDDDRANRVVDRFLADLETDTTTGSGVS
- a CDS encoding F0F1 ATP synthase subunit delta, which translates into the protein MQFRGASSDSAAVLGDQLAEQVRGEPGRAATMAGDLVTVAATLRSEGSLRRFLTDGSLPTEARTGLASEVFGGSVDAQSLELVTAGAARRWTSAGDLPAAFEHLAVVAAVRSAGDESERLADELFAVRQAVKQQHELRDALSDPVRDVAAKEGLVRDVLGSRFLDATVRLVVQAVTSTYRTVTAALEEYQKVAARVHGERVATVRVAKALTDDEARRLEQALQRQYDRPVHLNQVVDPGVIGGVRVEIGDDVIDGTVSSRLADARRRLAGTAG